From a single Brassica napus cultivar Da-Ae chromosome C9, Da-Ae, whole genome shotgun sequence genomic region:
- the LOC111205367 gene encoding flavone 3'-O-methyltransferase 1-like, which translates to MGSTAQTQSTPVQVTDDETALFAIQLASASVLPMALKSAIELDLLEIMARNCSPMSASEISSHLPTKNPEAPVMLDRILRLLTAYSVLTCSVRTLPDGADRLYGLGPVCKYFTKNEDGVSIAALCLLNHDKVFMGSWYYLKDAILDGGIPFNKAYGMSAFEYHGTDLRFNKVFNNGMSNHSTITMKKILETYNGFEGLVTLVDVGGGIGATLKMIVSKYPNLKGINFDLPHVIEDAPSHPGVEHVGGDMFVSVPKGDAIFMKWICHDWSDEHCLKFLKNCYEALPENGKVILAECILPETLDSSLSTKQVVNVDCIMLALNPGGKERTEKEYEALAKGSGFEGIKVVCNVFGVYVIELLKKI; encoded by the exons ATGGGCTCAACGGCACAGACACAGTCAACTCCAGTGCAAGTCACCGACGACGAAACTGCTCTCTTTGCCATACAGTTAGCCAGTGCCTCTGTTCTCCCTATGGCTTTAAAATCAGCTATAGAGCTCGATCTTCTAGAGATCATGGCCAGGAACTGTTCTCCCATGTCTGCATCTGAGATCTCTTCTCATCTTCCGACCAAAAACCCCGAAGCTCCGGTCATGCTTGACCGTATCCTCCGTCTTCTTACGGCTTACTCCGTCCTCACTTGCTCCGTCCGTACACTTCCCGACGGCGCCGACCGGCTTTACGGGCTTGGTCCAGTTTGCAAATATTTCACCAAGAACGAAGATGGTGTCTCGATAGCTGCTCTTTGTCTCCTGAATCATGACAAGGTCTTCATGGGAAGCTG GTACTATTTGAAGGATGCAATTCTTGATGGTGGGATTCCATTCAATAAAGCTTATGGCATGAGCGCGTTTGAGTACCATGGGACTGACCTTAGATTCAACAAGGTTTTCAACAATGGAATGTCTAACCATTCCACCATCACCATGAAGAAGATTCTTGAGACCTATAATGGTTTTGAGGGTTTGGTCACCTTGGTTGATGTCGGGGGTGGCATTGGTGCTACTCTCAAAATGATTGTCTCTAAGTACCCTAATCTTAAAGGCATCAACTTTGATCTCCCTCATGTCATCGAAGATGCTCCTTCTCATCCCG GTGTTGAGCATGTTGGAGGAGATATGTTTGTAAGTGTTCCCAAAGGAGATGCTATTTTCATGAAG TGGATATGCCATGACTGGAGTGACGAACACTgtttaaaattcttaaagaattgTTACGAGGCGCTTCCAGAGAATGGAAAAGTGATCTTGGCAGAGTGTATACTTCCAGAGACACTAGACTCGAGCCTGTCGACCAAACAAGTAGTCAATGTCGATTGCATTATGTTGGCTCTCAATCCTGGAGGCAAAGAACGGACCGAGAAAGAGTATGAGGCATTAGCCAAAGGATCAGGCTTCGAAGGCATCAAAGTTGTTTGCAACGTTTTTGGTGTTTACGTTATTGAGCTGCTCAAGAAGATCTGA
- the LOC106388751 gene encoding uncharacterized protein LOC106388751: MSKISNKDYAALNLSGDNYLQWALDTKISLRSKGLGDTIIKGNNETDKNRYMAISIIRHHLIEGLKHQYITMENPLELWNVLHHRYDQQKTVLLPKARNDWKNLRFLDYKSVDEYNSVLFKTVSMLRLCGEVVTKEELLEKTYSTFHSSNVILQQQYRMKGFATYTDLISCLLLAEANNELLMKNSEARPVGTAPLPEANENEKKEPNECNYVQNNKKSHGNGRGGYKGRGSDNYSNSRDNYSTGRKGNHNNRGRGSNYGRGRGSYGRGRDGISKPSYSTKSVCHRFGMENHWAKNCRTPKHLCELYQESLKNKNPEAHMVHDSGYEADNDSDIAKDDQMDFETSDCLKD; the protein is encoded by the coding sequence atgtcgaaaatctcaaacaaagactatgcagcccttaatctctccggagataactacttgcagtgggcgctagatacaaagatcagtCTAAGGTcaaagggacttggtgatactatcatcaagggcaacaatgagaccgataagaatcggtacatggctataagtattatacgccatcacctcattgaaggtctaaaacaTCAGTACATCacgatggaaaatccactagaacTTTGGAATGTTTTACATCATAGATATGATCAGCAGAAAACGGTGTTacttccaaaggctagaaacGACTGgaagaatcttagattcttggATTATAAGTCGGTGGATGAGTACAATTCAGTCTTATTTAAGACGGtctcgatgctgagactttgtggtgaagtagtaaccaaAGAAGAGTTACTTGAGAAGACTTACTCTACATTCCATTCATCGAATGTGATACTGCAACAGCAGTACAGAATGAAAGGCTtcgccacatatactgatctgatctcgtgcctgcttctggccgaggcaaacaatgagctcctgatgaagaacagtgaagcTAGACCTGTTGGAACAGCGCCATTACCGGAAGCtaatgagaatgaaaagaaagaacCCAACGAGTGCAATTACGTCCAAAACAATAAGAAATCACACGGCAATGGCCGTGGTGGTTACAAGGGGCGTGGCAGTGACAATTACTCGAACAGCCGAGACAACTACTCGAccggccggaaaggaaaccataataaccgtggtcgtggttccaattatgGCCGTGGCCGAGGTAGTTATGGCCGTGGTCGAGACggcatatccaaaccgtcttactcgaccaaatccgtttgTCACAGATTTGGAATGGAaaaccattgggccaagaactgtagaacccctaagcacttatgtgagctctaccaagaaagtctaaagaacaagaacccggaggctcaCATGGTTCACGATTCCGGATATGAGGCCGATAATGATTCCGACATTGCTAAAGATGACCAGATGGActttgagacttctgattgtctcaaggactaa
- the LOC106385733 gene encoding uncharacterized protein LOC106385733 yields METKKEEVTPLKGCLKTRQDMKRIEETEDCFILDFNPFDSFDVKNLSFAGDHEGDKDLAIIHESGQVACRNFPHPRHLCLNFPFGSTPNATHCHLCYCCICDKPAPCAQWMSSHCSASADSVEWRTRD; encoded by the exons ATGGAGacgaagaaagaagaagtgACTCCTCTCAAAGGATGTCTGAAAACCAGACAAGACATGAAGAGAATCGAGGAAACAGAGGACTGCTTCATCCTCGATTTCAATCCTTTTGATTCTTTTGACGTTAAGAATCTCTCTTTTGCCGGTGATCATGAGGGTGACAAAGATCTGGCTATCATCCATGAGTCAGGCCAG GTAGCTTGTAGAAATTTCCCACATCCAAGACACCTTTGCTTGAATTTTCCCTTTGGATCAACTCCTAATGCAACCCATTGTCATCTG TGTTACTGTTGCATCTGCGATAAGCCTGCTCCTTGTGCACAGTGGATGTCTTCGCATTGCAGTGCTTCAGCAGACTCTGTGGAGTGGAGAACTAGGGATTGA